One part of the Caldicoprobacter guelmensis genome encodes these proteins:
- a CDS encoding HAD family hydrolase, protein MELRGVDTFLFDLDGTLLPMDIDEFAELYFKEMAKVFSDLIEPERIVKYVWAATKEMINNNGQRTNQEVFMDSFARLVGEDKIDVYKKRFDAFYEEGFLNTRRCVKDVPFMRESVRILKEKGYDVAIATNPLFPMKAIVHRIKWAGFDPEDFIYISCYENNRFCKPNVGFYQEVLRDIGKSPHQCIMVGNDVQEDLVAALLGMKTYLITEYLIHRTDEPIECTYKGSYEDFYEFVKELPPIDKHPYTG, encoded by the coding sequence ATGGAGTTGAGGGGGGTCGATACTTTCCTGTTTGACCTTGATGGGACATTGCTTCCCATGGATATAGATGAGTTTGCCGAGCTGTATTTTAAGGAAATGGCAAAAGTGTTTAGCGATTTGATAGAACCCGAGCGTATTGTAAAATATGTATGGGCGGCTACAAAGGAGATGATCAACAACAACGGGCAACGGACTAATCAAGAGGTGTTTATGGACAGCTTTGCCAGGCTAGTGGGGGAGGATAAAATTGATGTATACAAAAAGAGGTTTGATGCTTTTTATGAAGAAGGTTTTTTAAATACGCGGCGGTGCGTCAAGGATGTTCCTTTCATGCGGGAGAGCGTGCGTATATTGAAAGAAAAGGGGTACGATGTGGCTATAGCCACAAACCCCCTTTTTCCTATGAAGGCCATTGTCCATCGAATTAAATGGGCGGGATTCGACCCAGAGGATTTTATATATATCTCGTGTTATGAAAATAACAGGTTTTGTAAACCCAATGTGGGATTTTACCAAGAGGTTTTGAGGGATATCGGTAAATCCCCACATCAGTGCATCATGGTGGGCAATGACGTGCAGGAGGACCTTGTGGCTGCTTTGCTTGGCATGAAGACCTATTTGATTACCGAGTACTTGATACACAGGACCGATGAGCCTATTGAATGCACATATAAAGGATCGTATGAGGATTTTTATGAATTCGTGAAGGAGTTGCCGCCCATCGATAAACATCCATATACTGGATGA
- a CDS encoding phospho-sugar mutase gives MDYKERYKLWMESPVIDKATKEELMAIAHDEKELEDRFYKDLEFGTGGLRGIIGAGSNRMNKYTVGRATQGLANYIKKQGQEAMNRGVVIAYDSRRMSKEFALETALVLNANGIKTYLYDELQPTPVLSFSVRELGAIAGVVITASHNPAAYNGYKVYWEDGGQVPPSRSEEIIKEVYAIERFEDIKTITREEAEARGLFHIIGENVLCRYIEKVKQLCINKELVKEVGKDLKIVYTPLHGTGNKPVRRVLQELGFKNVIVVPEQELPDPEFRTVKYPNPEEPEAFALAIELAKKHDADIIIGTDPDSDRLGVVVKDREGKYVVLTGNQLGALLVNYVLGSLQRAGKLPSNGAIIKTIVTSEMGREIANSYGIETVDTYTGFKFIGEKIKEFEERGDKVFLFGYEESYGYLAGDFVRDKDGVIASMLACEMAAYYKSRNMTLYDGLVELWERFGYYNETQESVYLEGKEGMERIKAIMEDFRANPPVDLGGVKVTIIKDYRELKAYHVEDNKILSIAMSQPADVLRYTLADGSWFAVRPSGTEPKIKFYFSTVGKSLKDAEEKMNRLVDGVMARVR, from the coding sequence ATGGATTATAAAGAGAGGTATAAGCTGTGGATGGAAAGCCCTGTAATAGACAAAGCAACAAAGGAAGAATTGATGGCCATAGCACACGATGAAAAGGAGCTGGAGGACCGCTTCTACAAAGATTTGGAGTTTGGTACTGGTGGGCTCCGTGGGATTATAGGTGCGGGGTCCAACAGGATGAATAAATACACAGTGGGTAGGGCTACTCAAGGATTGGCCAACTATATAAAGAAACAGGGGCAGGAGGCAATGAACAGAGGTGTGGTCATTGCCTATGACTCTAGGCGTATGTCTAAGGAGTTTGCGCTGGAGACGGCCCTCGTCTTAAATGCTAACGGTATTAAAACATATCTGTATGATGAACTGCAGCCTACCCCGGTACTGTCCTTTAGTGTAAGGGAACTGGGTGCTATTGCAGGAGTGGTCATAACGGCCAGCCACAATCCTGCGGCTTATAATGGGTACAAGGTGTACTGGGAAGATGGGGGACAGGTACCTCCCAGCCGTTCCGAAGAAATCATAAAGGAAGTATATGCGATAGAGCGCTTTGAGGACATTAAAACCATTACCAGAGAAGAGGCTGAAGCCCGTGGACTTTTCCATATCATAGGTGAAAACGTCTTATGCCGCTATATCGAAAAAGTAAAGCAGCTATGTATAAACAAGGAATTGGTTAAAGAGGTGGGTAAAGACCTCAAGATCGTTTATACTCCTCTGCACGGAACAGGTAACAAGCCGGTAAGGCGTGTTTTACAAGAACTTGGGTTTAAAAACGTCATAGTTGTACCAGAACAAGAGTTGCCCGATCCTGAATTTCGTACGGTGAAATATCCTAATCCTGAAGAACCCGAGGCTTTTGCTTTGGCTATAGAGCTTGCCAAAAAGCATGATGCCGACATAATAATAGGTACTGACCCTGACAGTGACCGGTTGGGTGTTGTGGTTAAGGATAGAGAAGGTAAATATGTTGTGCTGACTGGTAATCAGCTTGGTGCACTTCTAGTCAACTATGTGCTCGGCTCTTTACAGAGAGCAGGCAAATTGCCGTCCAATGGGGCTATAATTAAGACCATTGTGACCAGCGAGATGGGTAGGGAGATAGCTAATTCATATGGGATTGAGACGGTGGATACCTATACCGGTTTTAAGTTTATAGGTGAAAAGATCAAGGAGTTTGAGGAAAGGGGCGACAAGGTGTTTTTATTTGGCTATGAGGAAAGTTATGGTTATTTAGCTGGCGATTTTGTAAGGGACAAAGATGGCGTTATAGCCTCTATGTTGGCCTGCGAGATGGCTGCTTATTACAAATCCAGGAATATGACGCTGTATGATGGCCTGGTAGAGCTTTGGGAGAGGTTCGGGTATTACAATGAGACCCAGGAATCTGTATATCTAGAGGGTAAGGAAGGGATGGAAAGGATAAAGGCTATTATGGAAGATTTTCGTGCCAACCCGCCGGTGGATTTAGGTGGAGTAAAGGTTACTATTATTAAGGATTACAGGGAACTGAAGGCCTATCACGTAGAGGATAATAAAATTTTATCCATAGCCATGTCTCAACCCGCCGATGTTTTACGCTATACCCTGGCTGATGGGTCATGGTTTGCCGTCAGGCCCTCCGGTACTGAGCCCAAGATAAAGTTTTATTTCTCTACTGTTGGGAAAAGCCTCAAAGATGCTGAAGAAAAGATGAACAGGTTGGTGGATGGAGTGATGGCCAGGGTTAGATAA
- the speE gene encoding polyamine aminopropyltransferase, which translates to MIWYVEEETPGYSLHWKVKRVLYEQQTRYQRLQVLELEDYGRALVLDNAIQITEKDEFIYNEMISHVPLLTHPSPKRVLIIGGGDGGAAREVLKHKEVEEVHMVEIDGEVIEAVRRFFPVNASAFDDPRFKLFIQDGLDFIKSKNQEYDVIIVDSSDPVGPAVQLFEYQFYSDCLNALKPDGILNVQSESPFYNKDIMKRVKDLLSSLFKYVNPYLACIPTYPSGLWSFTMASNVYHYLAADLTRIQGLNTRYFNKDLFHACFALPEFINDFLNMV; encoded by the coding sequence GTGATTTGGTACGTGGAAGAGGAGACGCCAGGATACAGCCTTCATTGGAAGGTAAAGAGGGTGCTTTATGAACAGCAAACCAGGTATCAGAGGTTGCAAGTGCTGGAGCTTGAAGATTATGGGCGCGCTCTTGTTTTAGATAATGCTATCCAAATTACCGAGAAGGATGAATTCATATATAATGAGATGATCTCCCATGTACCATTGCTGACGCATCCTTCTCCCAAGCGCGTGCTTATAATTGGAGGGGGGGATGGAGGGGCGGCGCGAGAGGTACTTAAACATAAAGAGGTTGAAGAGGTACATATGGTAGAAATCGACGGTGAAGTGATTGAGGCGGTACGCAGATTTTTTCCGGTCAATGCCTCTGCTTTTGATGACCCGCGGTTTAAATTGTTTATACAGGACGGCCTTGACTTTATTAAATCTAAAAACCAGGAATACGATGTGATAATAGTGGATTCTTCCGACCCTGTAGGGCCGGCAGTACAGCTGTTTGAGTATCAGTTTTACAGCGATTGCTTAAATGCTTTAAAACCCGATGGGATTTTGAATGTACAGTCTGAATCTCCTTTTTATAATAAAGATATCATGAAGAGGGTAAAAGATTTGTTGAGCAGCCTGTTTAAATATGTCAATCCATACCTTGCTTGTATTCCTACTTATCCCAGCGGGCTGTGGAGCTTTACAATGGCTTCTAACGTATATCATTATTTAGCGGCTGATTTAACCCGTATCCAAGGATTAAATACGCGGTATTTTAATAAGGATCTGTTTCACGCGTGTTTTGCGTTGCCCGAATTTATAAATGATTTTTTGAATATGGTTTAG
- a CDS encoding MBL fold metallo-hydrolase: MELTFCGGAAEVGASCYLLRIDDKNILLDAGVRMDSAKDSLPDLRIIQEKGGVDAVFVTHAHLDHTGALPVISREYPNAPIYMTHATKDLVRVLLYDSLKIMEQQEGEIPIYAEVHVKQMLDRIICFSPEYAIQPFKDAELKVTFYHAGHIVGAACVYIQGKEGSVFYSGDISLVNQYTVSGAAIPKLRPDVAILEGTYGDKLHANRQMEEERLIKMVGEVIDRGGKVLVPAFAIGRAQEVILMLRRAMNKGKLPKFKVFVDGMVREVCRVYRLNPNYLHPSLAKRVWRDKEVFFDDWIQPVADRKEREAVLGLSEPCCIISSSGMLTGGPSQWYAERLVGDEKNSIAITGYQDEEAPGRQLLDLANAPCEERFLALGERRIPVKCQVDRYNLSAHADKTELLGLVHALSPRQIFLVHGQEEILQHLGREIQADFWGRIYVPRNGEVYDFHIAQPRKQLSKLSIPSLGKEGIPSEGDIELLWRHILAHGGQKGAYSLEELLNVWAGVDEPAQEQVSKLADVLLHSDYFEPDRWRPFLYRPLSEEQVAERIKETQGPMEVNRMLALVEEFFPPETGLYKKGARFDEKVALLYFKFPKIAAQKYRNEIEQFERLTGWRVELNKECNLEAAEDLLVSLLPEGAYLSGSLSYYRAQGYFKACIEGDVDVEDIIKRFRETTGLDLIIERHTQPETLEPVAAQPGQMEQNRAFKLIEEAFAGKPHKLYKKGLKRDEKGAYIELTFISPEIGEKYRDVISHLEKETGWPMRVNPNPNQNEVIKLARRLLEQRGVRLKKNPSFFQLEKEVRVVPLNEWDYDVFEDVKKEFEYCTGYRLVIEKS; this comes from the coding sequence ATGGAATTGACGTTTTGCGGTGGAGCTGCTGAAGTCGGAGCCAGCTGCTATCTGCTGCGCATAGATGATAAGAATATCCTTTTGGATGCGGGGGTCAGGATGGATTCGGCGAAAGATAGCCTTCCTGACCTTCGCATCATTCAAGAAAAGGGCGGTGTGGATGCGGTATTTGTCACCCATGCACATCTTGACCATACCGGCGCCCTTCCTGTAATAAGCAGGGAGTATCCCAATGCTCCCATATATATGACCCATGCTACCAAGGACTTGGTACGCGTCCTGCTTTATGACAGTCTAAAGATTATGGAACAACAGGAAGGCGAGATACCCATCTATGCAGAGGTTCATGTAAAGCAGATGCTGGACAGGATAATATGCTTTTCGCCCGAATATGCTATACAGCCTTTTAAAGATGCCGAGTTGAAAGTGACCTTTTATCATGCCGGGCATATCGTGGGTGCGGCCTGCGTCTATATACAAGGTAAAGAAGGGAGCGTGTTTTATTCAGGGGACATTTCCTTGGTTAATCAGTATACGGTAAGCGGAGCTGCCATACCTAAGTTGCGCCCTGATGTGGCCATATTGGAGGGTACTTACGGTGATAAGCTTCACGCTAACCGCCAGATGGAAGAAGAGCGCCTTATTAAGATGGTGGGTGAGGTCATAGATAGAGGAGGAAAGGTACTGGTACCAGCTTTTGCCATAGGGCGCGCTCAAGAAGTAATACTCATGTTGAGGCGTGCCATGAATAAAGGTAAGCTGCCTAAGTTTAAGGTGTTTGTTGACGGCATGGTGCGGGAAGTGTGCAGGGTGTATCGCTTGAATCCCAACTATCTCCACCCCAGTCTGGCTAAAAGGGTATGGAGGGATAAAGAGGTGTTTTTTGATGACTGGATACAGCCTGTGGCCGATCGCAAGGAGAGGGAGGCAGTATTAGGGCTTTCGGAACCCTGCTGTATAATATCCAGTTCCGGCATGTTAACCGGCGGCCCAAGCCAATGGTATGCCGAAAGGTTGGTGGGGGACGAGAAAAACTCCATAGCCATAACGGGCTATCAGGATGAGGAGGCGCCTGGAAGGCAGTTGCTTGACTTAGCAAATGCTCCCTGCGAGGAGAGGTTTCTGGCGTTGGGTGAAAGGCGGATCCCTGTCAAGTGCCAAGTTGACAGGTATAACTTATCTGCACACGCTGACAAGACCGAGCTTTTGGGCCTGGTGCATGCCCTGTCTCCGCGGCAGATTTTCCTGGTACACGGGCAGGAAGAAATTTTACAGCACTTGGGCAGGGAAATCCAGGCCGACTTCTGGGGCAGGATTTATGTGCCCAGAAACGGCGAAGTATACGATTTTCACATTGCTCAACCGAGAAAACAGCTTAGTAAGCTTTCAATTCCTTCGCTCGGTAAAGAGGGCATTCCCAGTGAAGGGGATATAGAGCTCCTTTGGAGGCATATACTGGCTCACGGTGGTCAAAAGGGGGCCTACAGTTTGGAAGAACTGCTCAATGTTTGGGCGGGTGTGGATGAGCCGGCACAGGAGCAGGTAAGCAAGCTGGCGGATGTGCTTCTTCATTCCGATTATTTTGAGCCTGATAGGTGGAGGCCTTTCTTGTACCGACCGCTATCTGAAGAGCAGGTGGCTGAACGTATTAAAGAGACTCAAGGCCCTATGGAAGTGAATCGTATGCTTGCATTGGTAGAGGAGTTTTTCCCACCTGAGACGGGGCTTTACAAAAAAGGAGCCAGGTTTGATGAAAAGGTTGCCTTGCTCTACTTTAAATTTCCCAAGATTGCAGCCCAGAAGTACAGGAATGAAATTGAGCAGTTTGAGAGGCTAACCGGATGGCGTGTGGAGCTTAACAAGGAATGCAATCTTGAAGCTGCCGAGGACCTGCTTGTAAGCCTTTTACCTGAGGGGGCTTATCTGTCGGGGAGTTTATCGTATTACCGTGCTCAGGGATATTTTAAAGCCTGTATTGAAGGGGACGTGGATGTTGAGGATATAATAAAAAGATTCAGGGAGACTACTGGCCTTGATTTAATCATTGAAAGGCACACACAACCTGAAACGCTTGAGCCAGTAGCTGCGCAGCCCGGCCAGATGGAGCAAAACAGGGCCTTTAAGCTGATAGAAGAAGCCTTTGCTGGAAAGCCTCATAAGCTGTACAAAAAAGGGCTTAAGCGGGATGAAAAAGGTGCTTATATAGAGCTTACTTTTATATCGCCGGAGATAGGCGAAAAGTACCGAGATGTGATATCACACCTTGAGAAAGAGACTGGTTGGCCCATGAGAGTCAATCCCAATCCCAACCAAAACGAGGTTATCAAGCTGGCAAGGCGGCTTTTGGAGCAAAGAGGAGTGCGTTTAAAAAAGAATCCCAGCTTTTTTCAGCTGGAAAAAGAGGTTAGGGTTGTCCCACTAAACGAGTGGGATTATGATGTATTCGAAGATGTTAAAAAGGAATTTGAATATTGTACTGGGTATAGGCTAGTTATTGAGAAAAGTTAG
- a CDS encoding Fur family transcriptional regulator — MENKSELMERLKQKGYKLTKQRQAILDAFMRIGEPLVTAQHIFEKVIEVNPGINFSTVYRNLDILVQEGMVRKIMFDQGAAYYELMDGSHHHHLICKRCGKIQCVDYCPLDDMPIKEGFVPIDHSFEVFGFCKECVDDERGGERE; from the coding sequence ATGGAAAATAAGAGCGAATTGATGGAACGGCTCAAGCAGAAAGGGTATAAGCTTACCAAGCAGCGCCAGGCCATACTGGATGCCTTTATGAGGATAGGGGAACCTCTGGTTACAGCACAGCACATCTTTGAGAAGGTGATAGAGGTAAATCCCGGTATCAACTTTTCTACTGTGTACAGAAATCTTGATATACTTGTGCAAGAGGGTATGGTGCGCAAGATAATGTTTGACCAAGGAGCTGCTTATTATGAGCTGATGGATGGAAGTCATCACCATCACTTGATTTGTAAAAGGTGTGGTAAAATACAGTGTGTGGATTATTGCCCACTTGATGATATGCCCATAAAAGAAGGGTTTGTTCCAATTGACCATAGTTTTGAGGTGTTTGGGTTTTGCAAGGAGTGTGTCGATGACGAAAGGGGGGGAGAGAGGGAGTGA
- the radC gene encoding RadC family protein — translation MHEGHRERVKNRFLSEGLDSFEPHQILELLLFYSVPRKDTNELAHALLKRYGSLSAVFEADPADLMSVPGIGKNSAVLLTLIPSLARIYFKDKWGKKPQLNSTAKAGEYLVALFSGRLYEAFYVICLDAQNRVNHPCLVHEGTIDQAAVYPRLIVEAALRHQAHGVILAHNHPGGSLEPSQADLNVTRKIVAALEAISIRVLDHIIVADGKYFSFADHGLI, via the coding sequence GTGCATGAGGGACACAGGGAAAGGGTCAAAAATAGATTCTTAAGTGAGGGGTTAGACAGCTTTGAACCCCATCAAATTTTGGAACTGCTGCTGTTTTATTCAGTGCCCAGAAAGGATACCAATGAACTGGCTCACGCTTTGCTGAAAAGGTATGGTTCTTTATCGGCGGTTTTTGAGGCAGATCCAGCTGATTTGATGTCTGTCCCCGGTATTGGCAAAAATTCTGCTGTATTGTTAACGCTCATACCATCGCTAGCAAGGATTTATTTTAAAGATAAATGGGGAAAAAAGCCTCAATTGAACAGTACGGCCAAGGCGGGAGAGTATTTAGTAGCGTTGTTTTCTGGTAGGTTATATGAGGCCTTCTATGTGATATGTCTGGATGCCCAAAATAGGGTCAATCATCCTTGTCTGGTTCATGAAGGGACAATTGACCAGGCAGCGGTATATCCTAGGTTGATTGTCGAGGCTGCATTGCGACACCAAGCACATGGAGTCATTCTAGCCCATAATCACCCTGGTGGTTCGCTGGAACCTTCTCAGGCCGACTTGAACGTTACGCGCAAGATAGTTGCCGCCCTCGAAGCCATTTCTATAAGGGTATTGGACCACATCATCGTGGCTGATGGAAAATATTTTAGCTTCGCCGATCACGGCCTTATATAG
- the galU gene encoding UTP--glucose-1-phosphate uridylyltransferase GalU: MKIRKAIIPAAGLGTRFLPATKAQPKEMLPIVDKPTIQYIIEEAIESGIEEFLIVTGRNKRSIEDHFDRSLELEEALRKSNREDLLKLIDDISNMVDIHYIRQKEPKGLGHAIYCARSFIGDEPFAVLLGDDIVYSKTPCLKQLIEVYNEYKTTVLGCQHVPKEDVSKYGIVNAIPIEDRVYKVKGLVEKPQPDQAPSTLAILGRYIITPRIFYHLANTPPGIGGEIQLTDALQALASEEAIYAYEFEGKRYDVGHKLGYLQATVEFALRRDDLREEFGRYLKNLVEKELSDI; encoded by the coding sequence ATGAAGATAAGAAAAGCCATAATTCCTGCGGCTGGGCTGGGTACCAGGTTTTTGCCAGCCACAAAAGCACAGCCCAAGGAAATGTTACCCATAGTTGATAAACCTACCATACAGTATATTATAGAGGAGGCTATAGAGTCAGGGATAGAGGAGTTTCTTATAGTTACTGGGAGAAATAAGCGGTCTATTGAGGACCATTTTGATCGTTCGCTGGAGCTGGAAGAGGCTCTTCGTAAGAGCAACAGGGAGGACTTGCTCAAGCTTATAGATGATATTTCGAATATGGTGGATATCCACTATATACGCCAGAAAGAGCCCAAAGGTTTGGGCCATGCCATATACTGCGCCCGTTCCTTTATAGGGGACGAGCCTTTTGCAGTGCTGTTGGGCGACGACATCGTATATTCCAAGACGCCCTGTTTAAAGCAGCTCATTGAGGTTTACAATGAATATAAGACCACTGTTCTTGGATGCCAGCACGTGCCCAAAGAAGACGTGAGCAAGTATGGCATCGTCAATGCAATTCCTATTGAAGACAGGGTGTATAAGGTAAAGGGACTTGTGGAAAAACCACAGCCTGATCAGGCGCCGTCCACACTTGCCATCCTAGGACGGTATATCATTACGCCTAGGATATTTTATCACCTAGCCAATACTCCACCGGGAATTGGAGGGGAGATACAGCTCACCGATGCCCTTCAGGCGTTGGCGTCGGAAGAGGCAATATATGCCTACGAGTTTGAAGGCAAAAGATATGACGTGGGGCACAAGTTGGGGTATCTTCAGGCTACGGTGGAATTTGCTCTCAGGCGAGATGATTTAAGGGAAGAATTTGGAAGGTATTTAAAGAATTTGGTAGAAAAGGAGTTAAGCGATATTTGA
- the thrB gene encoding homoserine kinase produces the protein MVRVRVPATTANIGPGFDCLGIAVDIYNTIEVEEWDEELHIEVRGQGCHEVPRDHTNLVYSAMNRIFDEAGYRPKGIRMVLTNDIPVARGLGSSAACIVGGMMAANALIGFKLGLPDLMRLAVQYDGHPDNVVPAVVGGVTAACLEGDDVIYIKMDPPTGIRLVVMIPDFELNTAKARQVLPNAVPLKDAVFNISRTAILVASFLTGRSDMLAIATQDRLHQPYRKALIPHWDDIFFCATKYGAKGVFLSGAGPAIIAIVEEGNATAFAEKVKEEFYRFEGRWEIRIVDFCRNGTEVLPSHT, from the coding sequence GTGGTAAGGGTCAGAGTACCGGCTACTACAGCCAATATTGGTCCGGGGTTTGATTGCCTGGGAATAGCAGTCGATATATACAATACTATAGAGGTAGAAGAATGGGATGAAGAGTTGCATATAGAGGTCAGAGGGCAAGGATGTCATGAAGTGCCGCGGGATCATACTAATTTGGTATATTCTGCCATGAATAGGATCTTTGATGAGGCAGGTTATCGTCCAAAGGGTATACGGATGGTGTTGACCAATGATATTCCGGTAGCTAGAGGGCTGGGGAGCAGTGCTGCTTGTATAGTGGGAGGTATGATGGCTGCCAATGCCCTGATAGGATTTAAGCTGGGATTGCCTGATCTGATGAGGCTAGCTGTACAGTATGATGGGCATCCTGACAACGTGGTTCCTGCCGTGGTAGGTGGAGTGACAGCAGCGTGTTTGGAGGGAGATGACGTTATATACATAAAGATGGATCCGCCAACTGGCATAAGGCTGGTGGTCATGATACCTGATTTCGAGCTGAATACTGCCAAAGCCAGGCAAGTGCTTCCCAACGCCGTACCGCTTAAAGATGCCGTGTTTAATATTAGCCGTACGGCCATTTTAGTTGCGTCTTTTTTGACTGGCAGGTCGGATATGCTTGCCATTGCTACACAGGACAGGTTACATCAGCCTTACAGGAAAGCCCTGATCCCTCATTGGGATGACATATTTTTTTGTGCCACTAAGTATGGCGCGAAAGGTGTGTTTTTGAGCGGAGCGGGACCTGCAATTATCGCTATTGTAGAGGAAGGCAATGCAACTGCTTTTGCAGAGAAGGTAAAAGAAGAATTTTATAGGTTTGAGGGAAGATGGGAGATACGGATTGTTGATTTTTGTAGAAACGGTACTGAGGTATTGCCATCGCATACATAA